In Thermanaerothrix sp., the DNA window GCCTTGGAAACCGCGATCCCCATGGGGCAGGCCCTGTCGCAGGCCCCGCAGTTTATACACGTCCCCTCGTCCCGCCTCACTTTAGTCAGGCTCATAAGCTGCAGAAACCACAGCGCCCCTCCCAATGGGCAGAGGTACCGACAGAAGAAACGGGACGCCAACATGGCAGCTCCAAGCACAAAGATGAACAGGACGAGGAAACCGAATGGAGACGATGAAATCTCATCCCACCCGGCGCTCATATGGGCCCAGCTGACCCAGGGGTCGTAAGGCCTCATCACAAGGGTTCCAAAGGACCACGTAAGGATCAGCACCGCCGCAAGGATCAAGATCTTTACGAACCTGCCCCAGGGCTCAAACTTTTGCAAGGCACGGGAAAGACCCAGACGCTTCCCCAACATGCCCGCCATCTCCCCCAGGGCCCCAAGGGGGCATATCCAGCCACAGAAAACCCGTCCAATGCCAATCGTCATCAAGGCCACCACGCCCCAAAGGATCAGCGAACTTGGAGCGGTCCTCTTAAGAAAGACACCCTCCCTCAAGTACGCGTAAAGGCTCTCCAGGCCTCCAAAGGGACAAAGGGCGTCCACCGGAGGCACCCCGGAAGGACCTCCTCCAACAACCTGGTGCCTGTACCCCATCCAAGTCATGAAAAGCAGAAACGAAAAGAGGGAACCGTACCTTATCCATCTGGAACCGATCATCTAAACCACCTCCAGATCCCAGGATAAAGCACCGCAGGAAGCTAAAGATCAGGGAAAGAGCCTATTTTTCAAGGTCATTTTTGTATGTATATTTTGATTATTATACCACAGGCCGCCGGGATTTCCCATAGGGGTAGACAAACAGGGGCTCCCTGTGGTATCTATATCATCGCTTTCTTGCGCCGGGGTGGCGGAATGGCAGACGCAGCGGACTCAAAATCCGCCGTGGGCAACCACGTGGGGGTTCGAGTCCCCCCCCCGGCACCACCTATAAACAAGGCCGGGGTCCTCAAGGAGTCGAGAACCCCGGTTTTTTGCGTCTTTGGGCCCTCGAATCCCGTCATCCACCTTGACCCGCGGCATCCTCTTAAGTGGGCATCAAGCCAGGTGGCGACAAAGCCCAACCGGAACTTTCTTCAACCTTCCATCCGGTCCATTACAAACCTGGCAAAGCCACGAAAAGAGTAATCCTGCTCCCTTGGCATATCTGGGTCTATCTTCCGGTAAAAGCAAACAGGTATGCAGCCCTCCGCCAGGTTCTTGGCTATGCAAGGAGTGCAGCCCTCCTGGTGGTTCGAAGGATGGGCGGAACAAGCCTTGTCTACGCAGGTACAAAAATTTACATTAACCACTGCTACCCCCTCCTCACCTGTTATCAAACCAACGAACGCCAAGCGGATGAGTTTCAACAACTGCCATCCTCATGGCTTATAATGTGTTTAAATTTTATCATCACTCAAGCAACGCCACAACGAAGACAGGGGGCGTTCTGACATGAGCAACGCCAGGCCGTTTCACCCGGAAGGGGCGGTAATCTTAACCGCTGGGACCGTGGCAGCCACCGCGGGCATCTTGGGCTTGCTCTGGAGCCCCATAGCGATATACCAAAAGGGATTCCTGGGGCTTATGACGTTCATGTTCGGCCTGGAATCCACCGCCATAGGGAGGTCGCCGATCGGCGAGTCAGGGCCAGGGCCGTTAAGGCTTTCTTTCGGTATGGCGCTCATGCTGCTTGGCATGCTCACGTCATTCCTGCCCGATACGCCGGAATACTGGAGTGCATGGGTCCTGGCATTGTGTTTTTGCGCGGTCGGGACAGCCCAAGGAGCGGAGATGGCCATATCCAAGGACAAGATGCGGGCCTGGAGGGCCCAAGGGGGGATGCTAAAGCGCCTTCCGGCCATGTGCGGCACCGCATACCTGCTGTCCTTCATGCTTGGGTTGGCCATAATCCTAGCAGCCACCGGACGCCTGTCGGAGAAATCGGTCTGGAGCATAACCCTGGCCTACGGAGCCTCAATGTACGCCCTTGGCATCATGCTGATCCGCATACGGGAAAGCTACGGCACCGATGCCCCTTGGACAAGCCTCAGGATAATGCCCATGGGAAAAGCCATGATGCTGGTAACCGGCACATTCATGGCGGTTCTAGGGATAACCCTCATACCCGTAAGCTTTGGGATGATCCGC includes these proteins:
- a CDS encoding DUF6485 family protein encodes the protein MVNVNFCTCVDKACSAHPSNHQEGCTPCIAKNLAEGCIPVCFYRKIDPDMPREQDYSFRGFARFVMDRMEG
- a CDS encoding 4Fe-4S binding protein codes for the protein MIGSRWIRYGSLFSFLLFMTWMGYRHQVVGGGPSGVPPVDALCPFGGLESLYAYLREGVFLKRTAPSSLILWGVVALMTIGIGRVFCGWICPLGALGEMAGMLGKRLGLSRALQKFEPWGRFVKILILAAVLILTWSFGTLVMRPYDPWVSWAHMSAGWDEISSSPFGFLVLFIFVLGAAMLASRFFCRYLCPLGGALWFLQLMSLTKVRRDEGTCINCGACDRACPMGIAVSKARAVSDGDCISCGECVGACPVRGTLGFSLKGLRVAPLVVGIAGLMVFLGAYGVARYAGFWRTYYGASKEAASDPVEGIFGWMTVEQASKQVGLPVEEFIRAAGLDEGVPRDVALKKIPGVDDEKVKDSVRAYLASAPQDKKSVPDPDSIKGSQTLGEVASIYGLDERRILKAAGWPEDLAESKDVPLRELAKKAGSEVSSIREAVMGLLRQTRK